From one Psilocybe cubensis strain MGC-MH-2018 chromosome 13, whole genome shotgun sequence genomic stretch:
- a CDS encoding von Willebrand factor A domain-containing protein 8 translates to MAPQRRLNQLLNELKPPLETIGTLKLGDITYEVPASLTPARLARSVNILDVNDPVNLDNLHFILQKYLLGQDVFLVSQPGPYARRLALTFASIINTEYEYIALHRDVGETELKQGREIRKGGNLVYVDSPAVNAVKHGRLLILEGIEKAERGIMPVLNNLLENREMNLDDGTHIIHPHRYNQLSSSVTEQGKVFIPAHKNFRVIAIAAPVPPYPGYPLDPPFRSRFQARFIDPVGSLLSITHSSSTSVPLYDKLRDLILSTQFASESRSALEIVSKTSLPPFPQTALTKLRSLIEKFPPPDELSPPQLARLFLTIHPGLIHAPFQAWAIISRQTEESGLGELGSPSMSSVDENIGLFGYQLSKICRTGDATAEVTFDPPPGLSAISVTVQAGSRQLRPFPFAGKLEFNPSPRFMGLLTCFVQAHALGWDISLIPPASPSTASASTTTLVRVFGQILGYDAEVIHMYKELGGRELVMRRRIEDGGATTWEPSTLIEGAWAGRLLHLAGLDVIGSTAGSLSRIIQDREIELWENKRIVAEASPEEARELSVAHPSFRVISTASKSLLLKDWLSDEHANMFFPIPSQPMDKKEESSILCTTGCRQELIDTLLVFAEKYRNSMSADNVLKNRRLGTRTLVRIARRLASYPQDTDLHSIIQQSLLAEFLPATEKMNLNTMLEDSNIFKLTPPFNPSPYVDNNALIFPAPSSTGGETLPTSIPLFNSAHDPEGFASHVPHMDHFYDNSLQTGLMRDIAIDLEILGEHIVLLGNQLLGRPREYIQLHRDTTVTQLMFTTSLEGGIINYTDSPLLRAIKYGRFIIIDEADKAPEHVVAIFRSLAGQGEMSLSDGRRVRPVLEREGDIVVHPNFRLILLANRPGYPFLGNHFLQVLGENFSAHSVSNPDQESERNLIGQLAPEMDKDLVLRLVGAFSDLRKGYENGVLSYPYSLRELINLVRHMKAYPSDSLGDALRNIFDFDVYKPDTIDKLSEILIHHGLQVPHLGLDAAREAAKKKVQDIEFEPKETSLKGPKEGEHDNKEHSGGNRWAGGTGGRDTAGMGGRGGYKRFYKGGDIKQVSDKLKQDVPDHIKEKAREMARQELQRRLEELDMSASEAKGYGQLIGATEAHMASLLDLLEHLAAKEEERVWVKRQIDGELDDSRLTEGLTGESTVYKRRGMEKPEIGRPQVKPKRIKFIFDLSASMYRFQYDGRLQRSMETAVMLMETFERLSRKDKYVWDMCAHSGDGPDITLTEAGKPPADLKARWKVTEKMYMIPQYAFAGDYTVEAITKGVTEVAKYDADDWFVIAITDANFGRYQITPEELTRAMRHNPKVNTALICIGEGAEASWITKSLPGRGFRVANTGDIPNVLRSILSTMVDR, encoded by the exons ATGGCACCACAACGACGCCTAAATCAACTTTTAAACGAACTCAAGCCACCTCTAGAGACAATTGGGACTTTGAAGCTTGGAGATATCACTTATGAAGTGCCCGCCTCCTTAACACCTGCTAGGCTTGCCCGTTCTGTGAACATACTGGACGTCAACGATCCTGTTAACTTGGATAATCTTCACTTCATACTTCAGAAGTATCTTCTTGGACAAGACGTCTTTCTGGTCTCACAACCTGGACCTTACGCTCGAAGATTGGCTTTAACATTTGCTAG CATTATCAACACAGAATATGAATACATCGCATTGCACAGAGATGTAGGAGAAACGGAATTGAAACAG GGTCGAGAAATTAGAAAAGGCGGAAACCTTGTATATGTGGATAGTCCAGCCGTAAATGCAGTCAAGCATGGGAGGTTGCTTATCTTAGAAGGGATAGAGAAAGCAGAACGCGGTATAATGCCT GTACTCAACAATCTATTGGAGAATAGAGAAATGAATTTAGACGATGGAACGCATATCATACACCCTCATCGATATAACCAACTCTCATCTTCCGTTACGGAGCAAGGAAAGGTGTTCATACCCGCTCACAAGAATTTCCGCGTTATCGCAATTGCTGCACCAGTGCCACCTTATCCTGGGTACCCTCTTGATCCGCCATTTCGTAGTCGATTTCAGGCTCGGTTCATTGACCCTGTAGGATCCCTGCTGTCCATTACTCATAGTTCATCAACTTCGGTGCCTCTCTATGACAAACTACGAGATCTTATCCTATCCACACAATTTGCCAGCGAGTCACGAAGTGCTCTCGAAATTGTTTCGAAGACATCATTACCGCCTTTTCCTCAGACTGCATTGACTAAACTGAGAAGTTTGATCGAGAAGTTCCCCCCTCCAGATGAactttctcctcctcaactCGCTCGTCTCTTCTTGACAATACATCCTGGGTTGATCCATGCTCCTTTCCAAGCATGGGCTATTATCAGCAGGCAAACTGAGGAAAGTGGACTAGGAGAGTTGGGAAGCCCATCAATGTCTTCGGTTGACGAAAACATTGGGCTTTTCGGGTACCAATTATCAAAGATTTGCCGAACAGGGGATGCTACCGCAGAAGTTACCTTCGACCCGCCACCAGGTCTGAGCGCAATATCTGTTACTGTGCAAGCTGGATCTAGGCAGCTTCGACCTTTCCCTTTTGCAGGGAAACTGGAGTTCAACCCAAGTCCAAGATTTATGGGTCTTTTGACTTGCTTTGTACAGGCTCATGCCCTTGGTTGGGATATTTCTTTAATTCCTCCTGCTTCTCCGTCAACGGCATCAGCTTCGACTACCACTCTAGTTAGAGTGTTCGGCCAGATACTGGGTTATGATGCAGAAGTTATTCACATGTACAAAGAACTAGGCGGTAGAGAGCTTGTCATGCGCCGAAGGATTGAAGATGGTGGTGCTACAACTTGGGAACCAAG TACGTTGATCGAAGGTGCTTGGGCAGGTCGATTACTGCATCTAGCTGGACTAGATGTCATTGGTTCTACTGCTGGTTCACTGTCACGAATTATCCAGGATCGTGAAATAGAGTTATGGGAAAACAAGCGCATTGTGGCTGAAGCATCTCCAGAAGAAGCAA GAGAGCTGTCGGTTGCCCACCCTTCATTCCGTGTCATAAGCACAGCATCGAAATCCCTTCTGCTCAAGGATTGGCTCTCTGACGAGCATGCAAACATGTTTTTCCCTATTCCAAGTCAGCCCATGGACAAGAAAGAGGAATCATCGATTCTATGTACCACGGGTTGTCGACAGGAGCTCATCGATACTCTTCTTGTCTTTGCGGAAAAATACAGAAACAGCATGTCGGCAGACAATGTGTTGAAAAATCGTAGATTGGGCACGCGTACCCTTGTTAGAATTGCCCGGAGACTCGCTTCATACCCACAGGACACTGATCTTCATTCAATCATCCAACAATCTTTGTTGGCAGAGTTCTTGCCAGCTACCGAGAAAATGAATCTCAACACAATGCTGGAAGACTCCAATATTTTCAAGCTAACACCACCG TTCAATCCTAGTCCTTATGTAGACAATAATGCATTAATTTTCCCAGCACCAAGTAGCACTGGCGGAGAGACTTTACCAACCTCTATTCCGCTGTTCAACTCTGCCCATGACCCAGAAGGATTTGCTTCTCATGTGCCACACATGGACCACTTTTACGACAACAGCTTGCAGACAGGCCTCATGCGTGATATCGCGATAGATCTCGAAATCCTGGGAGAACACATAGTTTTGTTGGGCAATCAG CTTTTGGGCCGCCCAAGAGAATATATTCAACTGCATAGAGATACAACGGTTACCCAGCTCATGTTTACTACATCTTTAGAAGGCGGTATCATCAATTATACCgactctcctcttcttcgcgCCATCAAATACGGTCGTTTTATCATCATTGACGAGGCCGACAAAGCACCTGAACACGTCGTAGCGATTTTCCGAAGTCTTGCTGGCCAAGGAGAGATGTCTCTCTCCGACGGCAGGCGTGTGAGACCAGTGTTAGAAAGGGAGGGTGACATTGTCGTTCATCCCAATTTTCGACTTATTTTGTTGGCCAATCGACCTGGGTATC CTTTCCTCGGAAATCATTTCTTACAAGTTTTGGGAGAGAACTTCAGCGCACATTCCGTCTCCAATCCTGATCAGGAGTCTGAACGCAATCTTATTGGACAGCTCGCTCCTGAGATGGATAAAGATCTGGTTCTAAGACTTGTTGGGGCGTTTAGCGATCTTCGCAAAGGTTATGAAAATGGGGTTCTGAGCTACCCATATTCGTTGAGAG AATTGATCAATCTTGTGCGTCATATGAAAGCATACCCGTCAGATTCTTTGGGCGATGCTTTGCGGAATATCTTCGATTTCGATGTCTATAAACCGGATACTATTGACAAGTTGTCGGAGATCTTGATTCACCATGG GTTGCAAGTCCCTCACCTTGGCTTGGATGCTGCACGAGAAgctgcaaagaagaaagtccaGGACATAGAATTCGAACCTAAGGAGACCAGCTTGAAAGGCCCGAAGGAGGGAGAGCATGACAATAAAGAACATTCCGGCGGCAATCGATGGGCTGGCGGC ACTGGTGGGCGAGATACGGCTGGAATGGGGGGTCGAGGAGGGTATAAACGATTCTATAAGGGCGGCGATATTAAGCAG GTCTCGGACAAGCTCAAGCAGGATGTACCTGATCACATCAAAGAGAAGGCTCGAGAAATGGCTCGTCAAGAACTTCAGCGCAGGCTTGAGGAGCTTGATATGTCCGCTTCAGAAGCTAAAGGGTACGGTCAATTGATTGGTGCCACTGAAGCCCATATGGCATCCCTTCTTGATTTACTCGAAC ACCTTGCTGCAAAGGAGGAAGAACGAGTATGGGTCAAACGACAGATAGATGGTGAACTGGACGATAGTCGTCTGACTGAGGGATTGACCGGAGAGTCCACAGTCTATAAGCGACGTGGAATGGAGAAGCCTGAAATAGGTCGACCTCAAGTCAA GCCAAAGAGAATCAAATTCATTTTCGATTTGAGCGCGTCGATGTACCGTTTCCAGTATGATGGCCGTTTGCAACGAAGCATGGAGACAG CTGTAATGTTGATGGAGACCTTTGAACGTCTGTCTCGGAAAGACAAATATGTCTGGGAT ATGTGCGCCCAT TCGGGAGATGGACCTGACATTACGTTGACGGAGGCTGGTAAACCACCAGCTGACTTGAAAGCTCGATGGAAAGTTACAGAGAAAATGTATATGATTCCTCAGTATGCGTTTGCTGGCGATTATACTG TCGAGGCTATAACTAAGGGTGTCACTGAAGTTGCTAAATATGATGCAG ATGATTGGTTTGTGATCGCCATCACG GACGCAAACTTTGGTAGATACCAAATCACTCCCGAGGAACTCACAAGGGCTATGCGGCATAACCCCAAGGTCAACACCGCCTTGATTTGTATTGGAGAAGGGGCAGAAGCTTCATG GATCACGAAAAGTCTTCCTGGTCGCGGTTTCCGGGTGGCTAACACTGGTGATATTCCAAATGTGCTACGCAGCATCTTATCTACTATGGTAGACCGATAA
- a CDS encoding Vacuolar protein sorting-associated protein 26B, whose amino-acid sequence MAYFFASPIDVDIKLEGEELRKQVELKSDKDKSISCPVYFDGDSVTGQVTIRVRDGKKTTHEGIKVEFVGSIELFYDRGHHHEFLSLSQELAAPGEMRQAQTFDFNFKNVEKQFESYQGINVKLRYFVRVSISRRMADVVKEKDIWVHSFRMPPDSNNSIKMEVGIEDCLHIEFEYNKSKYHLKDVIVGKIYFLLVRIKIKHMELSIIRRETTGSPPNQYNESETITKFEIMDGAPVRGETIPIRVFLGGFDLTPTFRDVNKKFTTRYYLNLVLIDEENRRYFKQQEITIFRIPEN is encoded by the exons ATGGCGTATTTCTTCGCGTCACCCATAGACGTCGATATCAAACTAGAAGGAGAAGAACTGAGAAAGCAGGTGGAACTGAAATCGGACAAGGATAAGAGCATATCATGTCCGGTTTACTTCGACGGAGACTCGGTCACAGGCCAG GTTACAATACGGGTACGTGATGGAAAGAAGACTACCCATGAAGGCATTAAAGTCGAATTTGTCGGAAGCATCG AGCTATTCTACGATCGCGGGCATCACCATGAATTCCTTTCACTATCGCAAGAACTCGCAGCACCAGGAGAAATGAGACAGGCACAGACTTttgacttcaacttcaagaaCGTTGAAAAGCAGTTTGAAAGTTACCAGGGCATCAATGTTAAGCTGAG ATATTTCGTGAGGGTCTCAATTTCACGGAGGATGGCGGATGTTGTTAAGGAAAAGGATATCTGGGTGCACTCATTCCGTATGCCTCCCGATAGCAACAATTCAATCAAGATGGAAGTTGGTATTGAGGACTGCCTACACATTGAGTTCGAATATAACAAGTCCAA GTATCATCTTAAAGATGTGATTGTTGGCAAGATTTACTTCCTCCTAGTTCGGATAAAGATCAAACATATGGAACTGTCCATCATCCGGCGCGAGACGACAGGATCACCTCCAAACCAGTACAACGAAAGCGAGACAATCACCAAGTTTGAAATAATGGACGGTGCTCCCGTAAGAG GGGAGACGATACCCATTCGAGTTTTTCTTGGTGGCTTCGATCTCACACCGACTTTCCGGGACGTAAACAAGAAGTTCACTACTCGTTACTACCTGAATCTTGTGCTCATAGACGAGGAGAACAGACGGTACTTCAAGCAGCAG GAAATTACGATCTTTAGGATACCCGAG AATTGA